One Hevea brasiliensis isolate MT/VB/25A 57/8 chromosome 5, ASM3005281v1, whole genome shotgun sequence genomic region harbors:
- the LOC110659067 gene encoding protein TRANSPARENT TESTA 9 isoform X3, producing the protein MEYQVLAEFVRVLKISRNSRIEAPLLQYLSIMIQNMDSEHAIYYCLSNGYINSIIAHQYNFDGGDLAPYYISFLRAVSSKINRDTLCLLVRVHADVVVSFPLYSEALKFAQHGEKMIQTAVRALTLNIYNVSDDMVYQFVSIPPASKYFSDLVHSLKEQCVHLDSLVLATEGACTDQIRKELLLETDKIVDDLYYFKDILSVGESRLSEVVTQNLLNLFVFPILLPLLKLRRNDGSNLSAITSLYIVSRLLQVVGGKTIVNAVAEIVLYPFMSSLRYASEGDANNLFFNHLNNVEKLGCSDSESEGGEIINGHLIGKPVSSHSPSINCSVDDSLCRERGGILAFILSENHCLLLASLFLLFTLAGSKDVEQILASMIGLSGMQCGMDHDISASQVVDKIIFVKFMPQILNSLLKVLASEPLIPVQIQWHTVWFLQKLLVLQGKKLDDQNLQIFNTSYEQSSERFKKELDGCWFDYILDTLRNEWTSCKAALEKPSQSKDPFFILELAVCQKITDDATSAYFSWQRMVDTVKVFILHLQLKAFICKGELLEKPLLAPLSSPAGSGRTHASDLSSASFGSEISLGSGIPCRIAFSNAGIRDIYMIPLARGTSGKLLLVEKHPFRSQQGVIIAITPLAGLSPKIDEDHPTWLHLRIREFDPRLNASKTKGYNAKGLNHAAEGRWTLGFPNAKACEAARLSILEEINKQKSSVRSTLAPLLQDNSDGSDEGSCR; encoded by the exons ATGGAATACCAAGTTTTGGCGGAGTTTGTTCGAGTGCTAAAGATAAGCAGAAATTCAAGAATAGAGGCACCATTACTTCAGTATCTTAGTATAATGATTCAAAACATGGATAGTGAACATGCAATTT ACTATTGTTTGAGCAATGGCTACATCAACAGCATTATAGCACATCAATATAATTTTGATGGGGGAGATCTGGCTCCATATTATATATCATTCCTAAG AGCAGTGAGCAGCAAAATAAACAGAGATACACTTTGTCTTCTTGTAAGGGTTCACGCG GATGTTGTAGTCTCTTTTCCCCTATATAGTGAGGCGCTTAAATTTGCTCAGCATGGGGAAAAGATGATTCAGACGGCTGTACGTGCATTAACACTGAACATATACAATG TTAGTGATGATATGGTTTATCAGTTTGTTTCAATTCCTCCTGCTTCGAAGTACTTTTCAGACTTGGTTCATAGCTTAAAAGAGCAATGTGTTCATCTAGATAGCCTTGTGCTTGCTACAGA GGGTGCATGCACTGATCAAATAAGAAAGGAACTACTTCTGGAAACTGATAAAATTGTTGATGATTTGTACTACTTTAAGGATATTCTTTCTGTTGGTGAATCTCGTTTGAGTGAAGTGGTTACCCAGAATCTTCTCAACTTGTTTGTATTTCCCATATTGCTTCCGCTACTTAAATTGAGGAGGAATGAT GGTTCAAATCTATCTGCCATCACTTCTCTGTACATAGTTTCTCGTCTTCTTCAAGTTGTTGGTGGAAAAACTATAGTTAATGCTGTGGCTGAAATTGTTCTATACCCTTTTATGTCAAGTTTAAGATATGCTAGTGAAGGCGATGCAAACAATTTGTTTTTCAACCATTTGAATAATGTGGAGAAATTGGGGTGTTCGGACTCTGAGTCTGAAGGAGGGGAAATCATCAATGGGCATCTTATTGGCAAGCCTGTATCATCCCATTCTCCTTCCATAAACTGCTCTGTGGATGACAGTCTATGTCGAGAAAG GGGTGGAATACTGGCATTTATTTTGTCTGAAAATCACTGTCTTTTGCTAGCATCTCTATTTTTATTGTTTACTTTAGCAGGAAGTAAAG ATGTTGAGCAAATACTGGCCTCAATGATCGGACTAAGTGGCATGCAGTGTGGGATG GATCATGACATCTCAGCTTCACAAGTAGTTGATAAAATTATCTTTGTAAAGTTTATGCCACAG ATTTTAAATTCGTTATTGAAGGTTTTAGCAAGTGAACCACTAATCCCTGTACAAATACAATGGCATACCGTGTGGTTCTTGCAGAAGCTACTAGTTTTACAAGGAAAGAAGCTTGATGATcagaatttgcaaattttcaat ACCTCATATGAGCAGTCCAGTGAACGTTTTAAGAAAGAACTTGATGGATGCTGGTTTGATTATATCCTGGACACTTTGAGAAATGAATGGACAAGCTGTAAAGCAG CTCTTGAGAAACCATCTCAATCCAAAGATCCCTTTTTCATACTAGAACTTGCTGTCTGCCAGAAAATTACGG ACGATGCAACATCAGCTTATTTTTCTTGGCAGAGAATGGTTGACACAGTGAAG GTTTTTATTCTCCATCTTCAGTTGAAAGCTTTTATTTGCAAAGGAGAGTTGCTTGAAAAACCCTTGTTAGCTCCTCTAAGCAGTCCTGCTGGTTCTGGAAGAACCCATGCTTCAGATCTTTCAAGTGCAAGCTTTGGGTCAGAGATTTCCTTAG GATCTGGGATCCCTTGTAGGATTGCCTTTTCAAATGCTGGAATAAGGGATATTTACATGATACCTTTGGCGCGAGGAACATCTGGGAAATTGCTTCTTGTGGAGAAACATCCCTTCCGCAGTCAACAGGGAGTTATAATTGCCATAACTCCATTGGCGGGGTTGAGT CCCAAGATAGATGAGGATCATCCCACATGGTTGCATCTCAGGATAAGAGAGTTTGACCCAAGATTAAATGCAAGTAAAACCAAAGGCTATAATGCAAAAGGGTTGAATCATGCAGCAGAGGGAAGATGGACCCTTGGTTTTCCAAATGCAAAAGCTTGTGAGGCTGCTCGATTGTCCATACTCGAGGAAATTAATAAGCAGAAATCTTCTGTCAGGAGCACACTTGCTCCACTGCTTCAAGACAATTCAGATGGTAGCGATGAGGGAAGCTGTAGGTAA
- the LOC110659067 gene encoding protein TRANSPARENT TESTA 9 isoform X2: protein MWRSLWRSIDRFSLQHFKYVINELRGIKIVDKHNSLVVDLLQSIAEIVTYGDRQDPLIFECFMEYQVLAEFVRVLKISRNSRIEAPLLQYLSIMIQNMDSEHAIYYCLSNGYINSIIAHQYNFDGGDLAPYYISFLRAVSSKINRDTLCLLVRVHADVVVSFPLYSEALKFAQHGEKMIQTAVRALTLNIYNVSDDMVYQFVSIPPASKYFSDLVHSLKEQCVHLDSLVLATEGACTDQIRKELLLETDKIVDDLYYFKDILSVGESRLSEVVTQNLLNLFVFPILLPLLKLRRNDGSNLSAITSLYIVSRLLQVVGGKTIVNAVAEIVLYPFMSSLRYASEGDANNLFFNHLNNVEKLGCSDSESEGGEIINGHLIGKPVSSHSPSINCSVDDSLCRERGGILAFILSENHCLLLASLFLLFTLAGSKDVEQILASMIGLSGMQCGMDHDISASQVVDKIIFVKFMPQILNSLLKVLASEPLIPVQIQWHTVWFLQKLLVLQGKKLDDQNLQIFNTSYEQSSERFKKELDGCWFDYILDTLRNEWTSCKAALEKPSQSKDPFFILELAVCQKITDDATSAYFSWQRMVDTVKVFILHLQLKAFICKGELLEKPLLAPLSSPAGSGRTHASDLSSASFGSEISLGSGIPCRIAFSNAGIRDIYMIPLARGTSGKLLLVEKHPFRSQQGVIIAITPLAGLSPKIDEDHPTWLHLRIREFDPRLNASKTKGYNAKGLNHAAEGRWTLGFPNAKACEAARLSILEEINKQKSSVRSTLAPLLQDNSDGSDEGSCR, encoded by the exons ATGTGGCGTTCTCTCTGGCGATCTATCGATCGCTTCTCTCTTCAACACTTCAA ATATGTGATTAATGAACTGCGAGGGATCAAAATTGTGGATAAGCATAACAGT TTAGTTGTAGATCTTCTGCAGTCTATAGCAGAAATAGTTACATATGGTGATAGACAAGATCCACTAATTTTTGA ATGTTTTATGGAATACCAAGTTTTGGCGGAGTTTGTTCGAGTGCTAAAGATAAGCAGAAATTCAAGAATAGAGGCACCATTACTTCAGTATCTTAGTATAATGATTCAAAACATGGATAGTGAACATGCAATTT ACTATTGTTTGAGCAATGGCTACATCAACAGCATTATAGCACATCAATATAATTTTGATGGGGGAGATCTGGCTCCATATTATATATCATTCCTAAG AGCAGTGAGCAGCAAAATAAACAGAGATACACTTTGTCTTCTTGTAAGGGTTCACGCG GATGTTGTAGTCTCTTTTCCCCTATATAGTGAGGCGCTTAAATTTGCTCAGCATGGGGAAAAGATGATTCAGACGGCTGTACGTGCATTAACACTGAACATATACAATG TTAGTGATGATATGGTTTATCAGTTTGTTTCAATTCCTCCTGCTTCGAAGTACTTTTCAGACTTGGTTCATAGCTTAAAAGAGCAATGTGTTCATCTAGATAGCCTTGTGCTTGCTACAGA GGGTGCATGCACTGATCAAATAAGAAAGGAACTACTTCTGGAAACTGATAAAATTGTTGATGATTTGTACTACTTTAAGGATATTCTTTCTGTTGGTGAATCTCGTTTGAGTGAAGTGGTTACCCAGAATCTTCTCAACTTGTTTGTATTTCCCATATTGCTTCCGCTACTTAAATTGAGGAGGAATGAT GGTTCAAATCTATCTGCCATCACTTCTCTGTACATAGTTTCTCGTCTTCTTCAAGTTGTTGGTGGAAAAACTATAGTTAATGCTGTGGCTGAAATTGTTCTATACCCTTTTATGTCAAGTTTAAGATATGCTAGTGAAGGCGATGCAAACAATTTGTTTTTCAACCATTTGAATAATGTGGAGAAATTGGGGTGTTCGGACTCTGAGTCTGAAGGAGGGGAAATCATCAATGGGCATCTTATTGGCAAGCCTGTATCATCCCATTCTCCTTCCATAAACTGCTCTGTGGATGACAGTCTATGTCGAGAAAG GGGTGGAATACTGGCATTTATTTTGTCTGAAAATCACTGTCTTTTGCTAGCATCTCTATTTTTATTGTTTACTTTAGCAGGAAGTAAAG ATGTTGAGCAAATACTGGCCTCAATGATCGGACTAAGTGGCATGCAGTGTGGGATG GATCATGACATCTCAGCTTCACAAGTAGTTGATAAAATTATCTTTGTAAAGTTTATGCCACAG ATTTTAAATTCGTTATTGAAGGTTTTAGCAAGTGAACCACTAATCCCTGTACAAATACAATGGCATACCGTGTGGTTCTTGCAGAAGCTACTAGTTTTACAAGGAAAGAAGCTTGATGATcagaatttgcaaattttcaat ACCTCATATGAGCAGTCCAGTGAACGTTTTAAGAAAGAACTTGATGGATGCTGGTTTGATTATATCCTGGACACTTTGAGAAATGAATGGACAAGCTGTAAAGCAG CTCTTGAGAAACCATCTCAATCCAAAGATCCCTTTTTCATACTAGAACTTGCTGTCTGCCAGAAAATTACGG ACGATGCAACATCAGCTTATTTTTCTTGGCAGAGAATGGTTGACACAGTGAAG GTTTTTATTCTCCATCTTCAGTTGAAAGCTTTTATTTGCAAAGGAGAGTTGCTTGAAAAACCCTTGTTAGCTCCTCTAAGCAGTCCTGCTGGTTCTGGAAGAACCCATGCTTCAGATCTTTCAAGTGCAAGCTTTGGGTCAGAGATTTCCTTAG GATCTGGGATCCCTTGTAGGATTGCCTTTTCAAATGCTGGAATAAGGGATATTTACATGATACCTTTGGCGCGAGGAACATCTGGGAAATTGCTTCTTGTGGAGAAACATCCCTTCCGCAGTCAACAGGGAGTTATAATTGCCATAACTCCATTGGCGGGGTTGAGT CCCAAGATAGATGAGGATCATCCCACATGGTTGCATCTCAGGATAAGAGAGTTTGACCCAAGATTAAATGCAAGTAAAACCAAAGGCTATAATGCAAAAGGGTTGAATCATGCAGCAGAGGGAAGATGGACCCTTGGTTTTCCAAATGCAAAAGCTTGTGAGGCTGCTCGATTGTCCATACTCGAGGAAATTAATAAGCAGAAATCTTCTGTCAGGAGCACACTTGCTCCACTGCTTCAAGACAATTCAGATGGTAGCGATGAGGGAAGCTGTAGGTAA
- the LOC110659067 gene encoding protein TRANSPARENT TESTA 9 isoform X1, with amino-acid sequence MWRSLWRSIDRFSLQHFKYVINELRGIKIVDKHNSELVVDLLQSIAEIVTYGDRQDPLIFECFMEYQVLAEFVRVLKISRNSRIEAPLLQYLSIMIQNMDSEHAIYYCLSNGYINSIIAHQYNFDGGDLAPYYISFLRAVSSKINRDTLCLLVRVHADVVVSFPLYSEALKFAQHGEKMIQTAVRALTLNIYNVSDDMVYQFVSIPPASKYFSDLVHSLKEQCVHLDSLVLATEGACTDQIRKELLLETDKIVDDLYYFKDILSVGESRLSEVVTQNLLNLFVFPILLPLLKLRRNDGSNLSAITSLYIVSRLLQVVGGKTIVNAVAEIVLYPFMSSLRYASEGDANNLFFNHLNNVEKLGCSDSESEGGEIINGHLIGKPVSSHSPSINCSVDDSLCRERGGILAFILSENHCLLLASLFLLFTLAGSKDVEQILASMIGLSGMQCGMDHDISASQVVDKIIFVKFMPQILNSLLKVLASEPLIPVQIQWHTVWFLQKLLVLQGKKLDDQNLQIFNTSYEQSSERFKKELDGCWFDYILDTLRNEWTSCKAALEKPSQSKDPFFILELAVCQKITDDATSAYFSWQRMVDTVKVFILHLQLKAFICKGELLEKPLLAPLSSPAGSGRTHASDLSSASFGSEISLGSGIPCRIAFSNAGIRDIYMIPLARGTSGKLLLVEKHPFRSQQGVIIAITPLAGLSPKIDEDHPTWLHLRIREFDPRLNASKTKGYNAKGLNHAAEGRWTLGFPNAKACEAARLSILEEINKQKSSVRSTLAPLLQDNSDGSDEGSCR; translated from the exons ATGTGGCGTTCTCTCTGGCGATCTATCGATCGCTTCTCTCTTCAACACTTCAA ATATGTGATTAATGAACTGCGAGGGATCAAAATTGTGGATAAGCATAACAGT GAGTTAGTTGTAGATCTTCTGCAGTCTATAGCAGAAATAGTTACATATGGTGATAGACAAGATCCACTAATTTTTGA ATGTTTTATGGAATACCAAGTTTTGGCGGAGTTTGTTCGAGTGCTAAAGATAAGCAGAAATTCAAGAATAGAGGCACCATTACTTCAGTATCTTAGTATAATGATTCAAAACATGGATAGTGAACATGCAATTT ACTATTGTTTGAGCAATGGCTACATCAACAGCATTATAGCACATCAATATAATTTTGATGGGGGAGATCTGGCTCCATATTATATATCATTCCTAAG AGCAGTGAGCAGCAAAATAAACAGAGATACACTTTGTCTTCTTGTAAGGGTTCACGCG GATGTTGTAGTCTCTTTTCCCCTATATAGTGAGGCGCTTAAATTTGCTCAGCATGGGGAAAAGATGATTCAGACGGCTGTACGTGCATTAACACTGAACATATACAATG TTAGTGATGATATGGTTTATCAGTTTGTTTCAATTCCTCCTGCTTCGAAGTACTTTTCAGACTTGGTTCATAGCTTAAAAGAGCAATGTGTTCATCTAGATAGCCTTGTGCTTGCTACAGA GGGTGCATGCACTGATCAAATAAGAAAGGAACTACTTCTGGAAACTGATAAAATTGTTGATGATTTGTACTACTTTAAGGATATTCTTTCTGTTGGTGAATCTCGTTTGAGTGAAGTGGTTACCCAGAATCTTCTCAACTTGTTTGTATTTCCCATATTGCTTCCGCTACTTAAATTGAGGAGGAATGAT GGTTCAAATCTATCTGCCATCACTTCTCTGTACATAGTTTCTCGTCTTCTTCAAGTTGTTGGTGGAAAAACTATAGTTAATGCTGTGGCTGAAATTGTTCTATACCCTTTTATGTCAAGTTTAAGATATGCTAGTGAAGGCGATGCAAACAATTTGTTTTTCAACCATTTGAATAATGTGGAGAAATTGGGGTGTTCGGACTCTGAGTCTGAAGGAGGGGAAATCATCAATGGGCATCTTATTGGCAAGCCTGTATCATCCCATTCTCCTTCCATAAACTGCTCTGTGGATGACAGTCTATGTCGAGAAAG GGGTGGAATACTGGCATTTATTTTGTCTGAAAATCACTGTCTTTTGCTAGCATCTCTATTTTTATTGTTTACTTTAGCAGGAAGTAAAG ATGTTGAGCAAATACTGGCCTCAATGATCGGACTAAGTGGCATGCAGTGTGGGATG GATCATGACATCTCAGCTTCACAAGTAGTTGATAAAATTATCTTTGTAAAGTTTATGCCACAG ATTTTAAATTCGTTATTGAAGGTTTTAGCAAGTGAACCACTAATCCCTGTACAAATACAATGGCATACCGTGTGGTTCTTGCAGAAGCTACTAGTTTTACAAGGAAAGAAGCTTGATGATcagaatttgcaaattttcaat ACCTCATATGAGCAGTCCAGTGAACGTTTTAAGAAAGAACTTGATGGATGCTGGTTTGATTATATCCTGGACACTTTGAGAAATGAATGGACAAGCTGTAAAGCAG CTCTTGAGAAACCATCTCAATCCAAAGATCCCTTTTTCATACTAGAACTTGCTGTCTGCCAGAAAATTACGG ACGATGCAACATCAGCTTATTTTTCTTGGCAGAGAATGGTTGACACAGTGAAG GTTTTTATTCTCCATCTTCAGTTGAAAGCTTTTATTTGCAAAGGAGAGTTGCTTGAAAAACCCTTGTTAGCTCCTCTAAGCAGTCCTGCTGGTTCTGGAAGAACCCATGCTTCAGATCTTTCAAGTGCAAGCTTTGGGTCAGAGATTTCCTTAG GATCTGGGATCCCTTGTAGGATTGCCTTTTCAAATGCTGGAATAAGGGATATTTACATGATACCTTTGGCGCGAGGAACATCTGGGAAATTGCTTCTTGTGGAGAAACATCCCTTCCGCAGTCAACAGGGAGTTATAATTGCCATAACTCCATTGGCGGGGTTGAGT CCCAAGATAGATGAGGATCATCCCACATGGTTGCATCTCAGGATAAGAGAGTTTGACCCAAGATTAAATGCAAGTAAAACCAAAGGCTATAATGCAAAAGGGTTGAATCATGCAGCAGAGGGAAGATGGACCCTTGGTTTTCCAAATGCAAAAGCTTGTGAGGCTGCTCGATTGTCCATACTCGAGGAAATTAATAAGCAGAAATCTTCTGTCAGGAGCACACTTGCTCCACTGCTTCAAGACAATTCAGATGGTAGCGATGAGGGAAGCTGTAGGTAA
- the LOC131179968 gene encoding uncharacterized protein LOC131179968 produces the protein MADNKNVISVVIPVMTKITEHKLNSSNYMECSKTVRVYLRSIDKDDHLTKDSPTDDTRQTWLREDARLFLQLRNSIHSEVISLINHCEFVKELMDYLDFLYSGKGNISRIYDVCKAFYRAEKEDKSLTAYFMDFKRVYEELNVLLPFSPDVKVQQAQREQLAVMSFLAGLPSEYETAKSQILSSPEISSLHETFTWVLRTESTQSSQPASSALISRNPNGQQGNRRGSRGEITGNRSNQRNGEASSNQDSR, from the coding sequence atggcagacaataagaatgttatttctgttgTGATTccagtgatgactaagatcacggaacacaaacttaatagtTCGAATTACATGGAGTgtagtaagactgttagggtctatttgcgtagcattgataaagatgatcaccttactaaagattcacccactgatgatacacgacaaacttggctaagggaggatgctcgtttGTTTttacagcttcggaactcgattcatagtgaggtaattagtttaattaatcactgtgaatttgttaaagaattgatggattacttagattttctgtattctggtaaaggaaatatctcccgtatttatgatgtttgtaaggcattctaccgtgctgagaaagaggataagtctctcacggcttattttatggattttaaacgggtatatgaggaacttaatgtattgttgccttttagtcctgatgtgaaagttcagcaggcccaacgggagcaactggctgttatgagttttcttgcaggccttccttcagagtatgagactgctaaatctcagattctctccagtcctgagatttcctctttgcatgaaacattcacatgggtccttcgtacagagagtactcaatcttcacagcctgccagtagtgctcttattagccgtaatccaaatggacaacagggtaatagaagaggaagtagaggagaaattacaggcaacagaagtaatcagcgtaatggagaggctagttctaatcaggactcaagatga
- the LOC110659066 gene encoding probable aspartyl protease At4g16563: MATAPASWLFPLLFLSSVFAFTSPATITIPISPSTHHHSSSDPWKILNHLASLSLSRAHHIKFPNTNVSLVKTPLFSRSYGGYSMSLSFGTPPQIVKFIMDTGSSLVWFPCTSRYLCAGCNFPNTDLTKIPKFIPKLSSSSKLVGCKNPKCAWVFGSNVRSKCQGCGPSNQNCTESCPPYIIQYGLGSTAGLLLLESLDFPNKTIADFLVGCSILSTRQPEGIAGFGRSMESLPLQLGLKKFSYCLVSRRFDNTQVSSDLILDMGSDSGDAKTPGLNYTKFVKNPVRSNSAFQEYYYVILQKIVVGDKHVKVPYNLSVPQSDGNGGTIVDSGSTFTFMEGPVFELVAKALEKQMANYTVATDVQKQTGLRPCFNISDEKSVNVPKFIFQFKGGAKMQLPLANYFAFVDMGVVCLTIVSDNAAALGGRSGGGPAIILGNFQQQNFYMEYDLDNERFGFKQQSCV; the protein is encoded by the coding sequence ATGGCTACTGCACCAGCTTCCTGGCTTTTCCCTCTGCTTTTTCTAAGCTCTGTTTTCGCTTTCACTTCTCCAGCCACCATCACCATCCCCATCTCCCCCTCTACCCACCACCACTCTTCCTCAGATCCATGGAAAATCCTCAATCACCTAGCTTCTCTATCCCTTTCCAGAGCCCACCATATAAAGTTTCCCAATACCAACGTCTCTCTCGTCAAGACCCCTCTTTTCTCTCGCAGCTATGGTGGGTATTCGATGTCGTTGAGCTTCGGTACTCCGCCGCAGATTGTCAAGTTCATCATGGACACTGGGAGTAGTCTTGTATGGTTTCCCTGTACATCCAGGTATCTTTGCGCCGGATGTAACTTTCCAAACACCGATTTAACCAAAATCCCCAAGTTTATACCAAAGTTATCATCTTCTTCCAAGCTTGTTGGCTGTAAGAATCCCAAATGTGCTTGGGTTTTTGGATCCAATGTCCGGTCTAAATGCCAGGGTTGTGGCCCCAGCAACCAGAACTGTACCGAGTCTTGTCCCCCGTATATAATTCAGTACGGTTTAGGCTCCACAGCTGGGCTCTTACTGTTAGAATCTCTTGATTTCCCTAATAAAACCATAGCTGATTTTCTGGTCGGCTGCTCCATTCTCTCCACCCGCCAACCTGAAGGAATTGCCGGGTTCGGTCGCAGCATGGAGTCTCTTCCTCTACAATTGGGACTCAAGAAATTCTCTTACTGTTTGGTATCTCGCCGCTTCGACAACACTCAGGTGAGCAGCGACCTTATTCTGGATATGGGTTCGGATTCCGGCGATGCCAAGACCCCTGGCCTTAACTACACAAAGTTTGTAAAGAATCCAGTGAGGTCAAACTCGGCATTTCAAGAATATTACTACGTAATACTGCAAAAAATTGTAGTCGGCGACAAACATGTTAAAGTTCCTTACAATTTGTCGGTGCCGCAATCCGACGGCAATGGAGGGACTATAGTGGACTCAGGCTCAACTTTCACGTTCATGGAGGGGCCAGTTTTTGAGCTAGTAGCCAAAGCATTGGAAAAGCAGATGGCTAACTATACAGTAGCCACTGACGTCCAGAAGCAGACCGGTTTAAGGCCGTGCTTCAATATTTCGGACGAGAAATCAGTTAATGTCCCGAAATTTATTTTTCAGTTTAAAGGTGGTGCTAAGATGCAACTccctttggcaaattattttgcATTTGTTGATATGGGTGTCGTCTGTTTAACAATTGTGAGTGACAATGCGGCTGCTCTGGGTGGTCGTAGCGGCGGCGGACCGGCGATTATCTTGGGGAATTTTCAGCAGCAGAATTTTTATATGGAGTATGATTTGGATAACGAAAGATTCGGATTTAAACAACAAAGTTGTGTGTGA